ACGGTTCTATATCCGCACAGGTCCGAGCACCATTCACCTGAGGACCAGTGAATTGTATGATTATCTCCGGAAGAGGTTCTACCGTCTCACTCCCTGACCGACAGAAAATAAAGGCTGATCAGTTGCTGAGCGGCGTCATAGACATTGATCCCGGAATTTACGATCTGATCTTCGATCGCCTGTAATTTTTCTTTTACCGCCGCATTGTTATAAAAGCCATCGTTGAGCTGATCGGTCAGGGTGTTGTACAATGTCAACCGCAGCTGATCGGTGCGTTTATTTTCAAAAAAGCCGCTGTTTTTCGTAAATTTTACATATTCGGTGATCATATCCCAGGCGGCGCTGATGCCCGTATTGTTCAGGGCAGAGCACAATTCCACGCGCGGCACCCATCCGGAGCCGGAGGGTGGGAACAGGTGGAGCGCATTTTTATATTCGGAGGCAGCCAGTTTTGCACGGGCCAGGTTATCACCGTCGGCTTTATTGATGATGATGGCATCAGCCATTTCAATGATCCCCCGTTTTATTCCCTGGAGTTCGTCGCCTGCACCGGGGATCATCAGCAGCAGGAAGAAGTCGGCCATCGAGTGGACTGCCGTTTCCGACTGGCCCACGCCGACGGTTTCCACGAAGATGGTATCGTAACCTGCGGCTTCGCACAGGATGATCGTTTCGCGGGTTTTGCGTGCCACACCTCCCAGCGATCCTCCCGAGGGAGAAGGGCGGATGAAGGCGTTGGGATCCACCGAGAGCTGTTCCATGCGGGTCTTATCGCCAAGGATGCTGCCCTTTGACCGCTGGCTGCTGGGATCGATGGCCAGGATGGCCAGTTTGCGGCCCTGTCCGGTAAGGTATTTGCCCAGCGCCTCGATGAACGTACTTTTACCGGCTCCCGGAACGCCGGTGATGCCAACACGTACCGACTTACCTGTGTATGGCAGGCAGCCGTTGATGACTTGCTGGGCCATGAGCTGGTGGCTGTGAAGCGAGCTTTCGACCAGGGTAATGGCCTTACCCAGTATGACACGGTTCCTGGCCCGGATCCCTGCCACATAGTCCTCCACATCCAGCTTGGTTTGAGAGATTTCCTTGAACTTGCTGACCGCCGAATCACTGACCCGGGGGGGTTGTTCAATCCCCTTTTGGACGTGCAATGCCGATTTATCTTTTATCTTCCGATGGGCCATACTATGATATCTTCTCACAAATATAGCATATCTGCCCTGATTAGCGCTGCTTTTACCTAAAATCAAGCTCCCGCCAATCAATGTTATCTATTTCTCCTCTCTCCTTTCTCCTTTTTCCTCTCTCCTTTCAATTATTATTTTTATCTTTGCGCCCGTTTTCTCTCCGTAGCTCAGCTGGCAGAGCAGATGACTCTTAATCATCGGGTCGTAGGTTCGAATCCTACCGGGGAGACCTGAAAATCAAACACTTACACGATAAAACGCGTAGGTGTTTTTTATTGTGCGCCAGGAACGCGCCAGGATTTAAGGAAAAGTGTCATTTTTGAAGTTATTAGGCAAGTGTTCTACTCCGTAAAAACTTCATTTAATATTATTGGAACACGCATCACCATTTTCCAACTTAATAACAGTCTGTTTCAGAACATAGAAGAGATCCAGTTACTGGATCATCCGGCTACTGCTCGTCTTGATATTATTGTGTTTTAATGGCCGTCGGTTTTAGTAAATGGAATCTAAAATCACTGTCCTAATTTTTCAGGAAATTATACCGTTAAAATAATTACGAAATTTCAGGGAGACATTATGATATTAATCGTCTGAACGATGTCCAGTACGTTGATAGCTTGATCATTATTGACATCTGCTGCTTCAAAACAGAAAGGTGAAGGAATCTGCCCCATGATGTAATTAATTATAGTTACAATATCAAGTACATTCACCGTCCCATCACAGTTAGCATCACCGGGAAAATAACTTGCCAATGGAGTTATTGTAATTTGATTTGAAGGGGGAGACTCTTTATTGCCATATAGGGCAGTTACGTAATAGGTGTAAGTTGTTCCATTTATTACTTCATTATCCAGGTATTGAGTATTCAGAACAGGATTGTCGTTAATCTTGATGCCATCTCTGTAAATATTATATCCTGTCAAATGTTGGACGGTAATAAATTTAGAGCTTTGAGGTTCTGTTGCACTTAGTGTGTAAAGTCCAGGTGGAAGAAAGAATTCCTCGGAAGTATGCGTATAATTCCAAAGATTAACTATAGAATCAGAAGGTACTGGTAGTTCATTTAAATTAGGGCATTGAATAAATGACGGTGTGTAATAATTTAAGATAGAATAATATGGGCATAGGAAGAATGAAACTGTGTCTTGTTCGCTTGGGTTTGTCACATTAAGATTCAGATTGATTGGTTCTCCTGGCAGGTAGTGTATTTTATTAGTAGTTAAAGAATAGGATAATTCATCTTCATTTGCAGCTACTACAAATGATTTAGTTGAGAAAAAGCCAGGCTCCCAGCTACATTGAATTGTGTATATCCCAGGTGGCAAGTAACAATCTTGGGGAGTATGAACGAAATCCCAAGCTATTGAGGTATGTGCGTGTACAGTATATGGAATTATAATTGGAAGACAAAAAACTTCATCAGCAGAGTTATAATAATCCGGAATGATATAGGTCGGCCAGATACAAGAGCTGCTAAATTCTGTCTCAAAATCCTGATCTGTATTATTATTGAAGTATACTGTGATGTAAATGTTTTCTCCAGGTAGATAAGTATATTTATTCAATAAAAACTCAAAATGTAATCCATCATTGTTAATCGGGATATCTGGCCCTTGATATTCAAGTGATACTTGATTATTTTCTGGTATTGCAATCAAATCAGAAGGTGAAAGGGGAGGCCAACCAATAGAAAATACATCACTAAAATCATATACGTCTTCATCGGATGAACAAGAAATTTTTATGGTATAATCATCCCCTGCAACCTGATAATCAGGAACATTCCAGAGGTAATTTCCATCACTATTGGCAGAATATTTAATTCTATTATTAAATATTCCTCCCTTATATAAATCAATAGTGACACTATCATTAAAATTATCGTTCCACTTTATTTCATACTGACATTCCAGAGCCCAATAGTCATTTTGGGTTGGTTCAAGAATGGAAATCTCCTTGGGAACAATAATAACAGTTGGTCCTGAAATTTCAACAGTACCAATACCTTCAGCTGTGGCATTGAACTCATCTACCGCTTGAAAATAGTAAGTATAATTGCCAGCTTCTGTAATCGCCATCTCCTTATAATAAATTCTACCGGCTGACGGATCATTTGTATCGGCAGATAACATTACAAACGGATTCCCTCCAACGAACGCACTATCTTTTCTAATTATCAGACGTGGATAGCCTTCAAGAGGCTCATGATCATCCGTATCAATATATTTGATCCTGAAGTTAAAAGTTGAATTTATGAATCCAGTATTCGGATCAACACCATCGTTTAAATATCCAGCTAATCCTTCCCAGAGAAGATCAGGCTTGCTATTTAATTGAAAATTGATAGTTGTATCATCTGCCAGATCACTAATGGTTATAATTTCGGGAATAAAACATAAATTAGTATCAGAAGGAGATATTGAATAAGTGCCACCGGCGGGAACATTGACAAATTGGAAATAACCATTTACATCTGTTTGGGTAATAAGATCATTATAACCAGTTAATTCAAGGCTAATATCTGGCATTCCTTCCTGATTCTGATCAATTACCTGACCATCAATGGTGTGGTTCGACAAGGATAATATGTAGGTTCCCTCTTTCAGAATACTAGGTTCCCAATCTGGCTTAAAGGCTTTAGCTTTAAGGAGCGTACTTGTTGTGATTTCTACCGAGCTTCCCACCGGAGAATCTTCATTAGGTTCAGTACCATCTG
Above is a genomic segment from Bacteroidales bacterium containing:
- the meaB gene encoding methylmalonyl Co-A mutase-associated GTPase MeaB is translated as MAHRKIKDKSALHVQKGIEQPPRVSDSAVSKFKEISQTKLDVEDYVAGIRARNRVILGKAITLVESSLHSHQLMAQQVINGCLPYTGKSVRVGITGVPGAGKSTFIEALGKYLTGQGRKLAILAIDPSSQRSKGSILGDKTRMEQLSVDPNAFIRPSPSGGSLGGVARKTRETIILCEAAGYDTIFVETVGVGQSETAVHSMADFFLLLMIPGAGDELQGIKRGIIEMADAIIINKADGDNLARAKLAASEYKNALHLFPPSGSGWVPRVELCSALNNTGISAAWDMITEYVKFTKNSGFFENKRTDQLRLTLYNTLTDQLNDGFYNNAAVKEKLQAIEDQIVNSGINVYDAAQQLISLYFLSVRE